Proteins from a genomic interval of Paenibacillus sp. FSL H8-0048:
- a CDS encoding winged helix-turn-helix transcriptional regulator, with product MKIFHCELEVTLEVIGGKWKGLVLYYLIKGPKRTGELKRLVHNISQKMLIQTLRELETDGLIRRTMYNQVPPKVVYSTTELGQSLEPVLKLLCNWGENYAEQSYAPGEIEILNLD from the coding sequence ATGAAAATCTTTCACTGTGAACTGGAAGTTACACTAGAGGTGATCGGAGGGAAGTGGAAGGGGCTTGTTCTGTACTATTTAATCAAAGGACCGAAGCGGACAGGGGAGCTTAAGCGGCTTGTTCATAATATCTCGCAAAAGATGCTGATCCAAACGCTCCGGGAACTGGAGACAGACGGATTAATCCGCAGAACCATGTACAATCAAGTACCGCCTAAGGTGGTATACTCAACGACAGAGCTGGGCCAGTCCCTCGAACCGGTTTTGAAACTGCTTTGTAACTGGGGAGAGAATTACGCAGAACAATCCTACGCTCCTGGGGAGATTGAGATTTTAAATTTAGATTGA
- a CDS encoding SDR family NAD(P)-dependent oxidoreductase — protein sequence MGRFDGKVAVVTGGTSGIGLAAARQFVQEGAYVFITGRRQRELDEAVQQIGKNVTGVQGDVSKLEDLDNLFDTVQREKGHLDILFANAGLGSFLPLGEITEAHYYKTFDVNVKGTIFTVQKALSLFPNQKGSIILTGSTAGSTGIPAFSIYGASKAAIRQLVRNWILDTKGTEIRMNVLSPGSVVTPAYDELFGSELDNYLEQAKTDIPLGRVGQVEEIANAVMFLASNESSYLNGIELFADGGVAQI from the coding sequence ATGGGTAGATTTGACGGGAAGGTAGCAGTTGTAACCGGAGGAACAAGCGGCATCGGGCTTGCGGCGGCACGACAGTTTGTGCAAGAAGGGGCTTATGTTTTTATCACAGGACGCAGACAACGGGAGTTGGATGAAGCCGTACAGCAGATCGGTAAGAATGTTACAGGCGTTCAGGGTGACGTCTCAAAGCTGGAGGATCTGGATAACTTATTCGACACTGTACAGCGGGAAAAGGGGCACCTGGACATTCTTTTTGCCAATGCCGGACTAGGGTCATTCCTGCCGTTAGGCGAAATTACGGAAGCCCACTACTACAAGACTTTTGATGTTAACGTCAAAGGAACGATTTTCACCGTACAAAAGGCATTATCCTTATTCCCTAACCAAAAAGGTTCCATTATCCTGACAGGCTCAACTGCCGGTTCAACAGGGATACCCGCATTCAGTATCTATGGCGCATCCAAAGCAGCGATTCGTCAGCTCGTCCGCAACTGGATTCTGGATACGAAAGGGACAGAGATTCGGATGAATGTCCTGAGTCCGGGTTCAGTCGTCACACCGGCGTACGATGAACTGTTTGGCTCCGAACTTGACAATTACCTGGAACAGGCCAAAACAGATATCCCGCTCGGCAGAGTTGGACAGGTAGAAGAGATCGCAAATGCGGTCATGTTCCTGGCCTCTAATGAGAGCAGTTATTTGAACGGCATTGAATTATTCGCAGACGGAGGAGTGGCTCAAATCTAA